A section of the Mycolicibacterium anyangense genome encodes:
- a CDS encoding pyridoxal phosphate-dependent decarboxylase family protein, which yields MPSQPTEQAVTGVGLDPADWHELRAQAHRMLDDVVDHIASLADRPLWQAPPPRVRAAFDSPLPLTPTPLAQVHAEVRENILPYGSGNGHPGFMGWVQGGGTVVGMLGDMIAAGLNSNLGGRDHAPLDVERQVGRWMRDIFGFPETADGLFFTGTSQATLVAVVAARTRALGTQARRVGLPTDRVLTAYASSEAHACISRALDIAGIGSDQLRSIPADRNHRIDLTALRAAIDADRAAGHRPFLLVGTAGTVNTGSVDDLAGLATIAAEQDLHYHVDGALGAFGVLAPELKPLYAGIERADSIAFDFHKWIQVPYDAGFLLVADAAWLRDAFASDAAYLSRAGAGLAGGDWWPCDLGPDLSRGFRALKTWLTFKTYGLEQLSGVVSTTSALARSLAERVDTEAALTRVAPVTLNVVCFSYGAADAAAPNTGGSVNARIVERLHLEGHVAPSLTSVDGRPAIRAAIVNHRTRTVDIERLIDDVLRIGAEETADSVSAEM from the coding sequence ATGCCGTCGCAACCGACCGAGCAGGCCGTCACCGGTGTCGGACTCGATCCCGCCGACTGGCATGAGCTGCGGGCTCAGGCGCACCGGATGTTGGACGACGTCGTGGACCACATCGCCAGCCTTGCCGACCGGCCACTCTGGCAAGCCCCGCCCCCACGGGTGCGGGCGGCATTCGACTCCCCGCTGCCGCTGACACCCACCCCGCTGGCGCAGGTGCACGCCGAGGTGCGCGAGAACATCCTTCCCTACGGCAGCGGCAACGGTCATCCGGGTTTCATGGGCTGGGTACAGGGCGGCGGAACGGTGGTCGGCATGCTCGGCGACATGATCGCCGCCGGACTCAATTCCAACCTCGGCGGCCGTGACCATGCGCCACTGGATGTCGAGCGGCAGGTCGGTCGCTGGATGCGCGATATCTTCGGCTTCCCGGAGACGGCCGACGGCTTGTTCTTCACCGGCACCAGCCAGGCAACTCTGGTGGCGGTGGTGGCCGCGCGGACCCGAGCACTCGGGACGCAGGCGCGACGCGTTGGGTTGCCGACCGACCGCGTACTCACCGCCTACGCCAGCAGTGAGGCTCACGCGTGCATCTCGCGGGCGCTCGACATCGCCGGTATCGGATCTGACCAACTGCGGTCGATCCCCGCCGACCGGAACCACAGGATCGACCTGACGGCCCTGCGAGCCGCGATCGACGCCGACCGTGCCGCTGGTCACCGACCGTTCCTTCTGGTCGGGACGGCCGGAACCGTGAACACCGGCAGTGTGGACGATCTGGCCGGGCTGGCGACGATCGCCGCCGAGCAGGATCTGCACTACCACGTCGACGGGGCGTTGGGTGCCTTCGGTGTTCTCGCACCGGAATTGAAGCCGCTGTACGCCGGAATCGAGCGGGCCGACAGCATTGCGTTCGACTTCCACAAGTGGATCCAGGTGCCCTACGATGCAGGCTTCCTGCTGGTGGCCGACGCTGCGTGGCTGCGCGATGCGTTCGCCTCCGACGCGGCGTATCTCAGTCGCGCGGGTGCGGGACTGGCCGGCGGCGACTGGTGGCCTTGTGATCTCGGGCCGGACCTGTCGCGCGGTTTCCGGGCGCTCAAGACCTGGCTGACCTTCAAGACCTATGGCCTGGAACAACTCTCAGGTGTCGTGTCGACGACGTCGGCGCTGGCCAGGTCGCTGGCCGAGCGGGTCGACACCGAGGCCGCGCTGACCCGGGTGGCGCCGGTGACATTGAACGTCGTGTGTTTCTCCTACGGCGCCGCCGATGCCGCGGCACCGAATACAGGAGGTTCGGTGAATGCCCGCATCGTCGAGCGCCTGCACCTGGAGGGCCACGTGGCGCCGTCGCTGACCTCTGTCGACGGCAGGCCGGCGATCCGCGCGGCCATCGTCAATCACCGCACTCGGACCGTGGACATCGAGCGTCTGATCGACGATGTCCTGCGAATCGGCGCGGAGGAAACCGCCGATTCGGTGTCAGCTGAGATGTGA
- the rlmB gene encoding 23S rRNA (guanosine(2251)-2'-O)-methyltransferase RlmB: MAGNSQRRGAIRKAGTKKGPTVGSGGVRRRGLEGRGATPPAHMRPGHPAAKRAAQQARKTTSKPTDETEMVLGRNPVVECLRADAPANALYVALGAEADERLTESVTLAADRGIPILEVPRTDLDRMSSNGLHQGIALQVPPYRYAHPDDLLAAATSDVEPALLVALDNISDPRNLGAIVRSVAAFAGHGVLIPQRRSASVTAVAWRTSAGAAARVPVARATNLNRTLKEWGDAGLQVVGLDAEGDTTLDELDATGPVVVVVGSEGKGLSRLVRQNCDAVVSIPMAGPMESLNASVAAGVVLAEVARQRRR; encoded by the coding sequence ATGGCGGGTAATTCCCAGCGCCGAGGCGCAATTCGCAAGGCCGGCACCAAGAAGGGGCCGACCGTCGGGTCCGGTGGCGTGCGCAGGCGCGGCCTGGAGGGTCGCGGCGCGACGCCGCCGGCGCACATGCGCCCGGGCCATCCCGCCGCCAAGCGCGCAGCCCAACAGGCCCGCAAGACCACCAGCAAGCCCACCGACGAGACCGAGATGGTGCTGGGCCGCAATCCGGTCGTGGAATGCCTGCGGGCCGACGCCCCGGCGAACGCACTGTATGTGGCGCTGGGCGCCGAAGCCGACGAGCGCCTGACCGAGTCGGTCACCCTGGCCGCCGATCGGGGCATCCCGATCCTCGAGGTGCCGCGCACGGATCTGGACCGGATGAGCTCCAACGGCCTGCACCAGGGCATCGCGCTGCAGGTGCCGCCGTACCGCTACGCCCATCCCGACGACCTGTTGGCCGCGGCCACCAGTGATGTCGAGCCCGCGCTGCTGGTCGCGCTGGACAACATCTCCGACCCGCGCAACCTGGGCGCGATCGTGCGCTCGGTGGCGGCCTTCGCCGGGCACGGTGTGCTCATCCCGCAGCGTCGGTCGGCCTCGGTCACCGCAGTGGCCTGGCGCACCAGTGCTGGTGCGGCGGCGCGGGTTCCGGTGGCACGTGCCACCAACCTCAATCGCACGCTCAAGGAGTGGGGCGACGCCGGGCTGCAGGTGGTCGGCCTGGACGCCGAGGGCGACACCACGCTCGACGAACTCGACGCCACCGGGCCGGTGGTCGTGGTGGTCGGCTCCGAGGGCAAGGGGCTGTCCCGGCTGGTGCGGCAGAACTGCGACGCGGTGGTGTCGATTCCGATGGCCGGACCGATGGAGTCGTTGAACGCCTCGGTGGCCGCCGGTGTGGTGCTCGCTGAGGTCGCTCGCCAGCGCCGCCGCTAG
- the cysS gene encoding cysteine--tRNA ligase, producing MTGTSLRLHDTYTGTVRDFVPIRPAHASIYLCGATVQGLPHIGHVRSGVAFDVLRRWLMAKGFDVAFIRNVTDIDDKILNKAADAGRPWWEWAATHEREFSWAYDALGVLPPSAEPRATGHITQIVELIERLIDNGHAYTGSGDVYFDVLSFPEYGKLSGHRIDDVHQGEGAGEGKRDQRDFTLWKGAKPGEPSWPTPWGRGRPGWHSECVAMAHEYLGAEFDIHCGGMDLVFPHHENEIAQARAAGDGFARYWLHNGWVTMGGEKMSKSLGNVLAIPAVLQRVRPAELRYYLGSAHYRSMLEFSETALQDAVKAYTGIEEFLHRVRTRVGAVVPGTWTERFGAALDDDLAVPVALSEVHSARADGNRALESGDHETAMVKAGEIRSMMAILGCDPLDERWEHRDETSAALGAVDVLVRAELKRRDDARQGRDWAQADEIRDRLKEAGIEVTDTADGPQWALRDEGSKADGG from the coding sequence GTGACCGGCACCAGTTTGCGATTGCACGACACCTATACGGGTACCGTGCGCGACTTCGTGCCGATTCGTCCGGCGCATGCCTCGATCTATCTGTGTGGTGCGACGGTGCAGGGACTGCCCCACATCGGGCACGTCCGCAGCGGCGTCGCCTTCGACGTGTTGCGCCGCTGGCTGATGGCCAAGGGTTTCGACGTCGCCTTCATCCGCAACGTCACCGACATCGACGACAAGATCCTCAACAAGGCCGCCGACGCGGGCCGCCCGTGGTGGGAGTGGGCTGCCACCCACGAACGGGAGTTCTCCTGGGCCTATGACGCCCTGGGCGTGCTGCCCCCGTCGGCCGAACCGCGGGCGACCGGGCACATCACCCAGATCGTCGAACTCATCGAGCGTCTCATCGACAACGGCCATGCCTACACCGGGTCGGGGGACGTCTACTTCGATGTACTGAGCTTCCCGGAGTACGGCAAGCTCTCCGGCCACCGTATTGATGACGTCCACCAGGGTGAGGGCGCCGGTGAAGGTAAGCGCGACCAGCGTGACTTCACGCTGTGGAAGGGCGCCAAACCCGGTGAGCCGTCCTGGCCCACTCCGTGGGGACGCGGTCGGCCCGGTTGGCATTCCGAGTGCGTCGCGATGGCACATGAATACCTTGGCGCTGAGTTCGACATCCATTGCGGTGGAATGGATTTGGTCTTCCCGCATCACGAGAACGAAATCGCCCAGGCGCGTGCCGCGGGTGACGGCTTCGCCCGGTACTGGCTGCACAACGGCTGGGTGACCATGGGCGGCGAGAAGATGAGCAAGTCCCTGGGCAACGTTCTCGCGATTCCCGCTGTGCTGCAGCGGGTTCGGCCAGCCGAGCTGCGCTACTACCTGGGCAGCGCGCACTACCGCTCCATGCTGGAGTTCTCCGAGACCGCACTGCAGGACGCGGTGAAGGCCTATACCGGCATCGAGGAATTCCTGCATCGGGTGCGCACCCGCGTCGGCGCCGTCGTCCCCGGCACCTGGACAGAACGGTTCGGTGCGGCACTCGACGACGATCTGGCCGTCCCGGTGGCGCTGTCGGAGGTGCACAGTGCGCGTGCCGACGGCAACCGCGCCCTGGAATCCGGAGACCACGAGACCGCGATGGTCAAGGCCGGCGAAATCCGTTCCATGATGGCCATTCTCGGCTGTGACCCGCTCGACGAGAGGTGGGAGCACCGGGATGAGACCTCGGCGGCACTGGGCGCGGTCGACGTGCTCGTGCGCGCGGAGCTCAAGCGCCGCGACGACGCGCGTCAGGGCCGGGACTGGGCCCAGGCCGATGAGATCCGCGACCGGCTCAAGGAAGCCGGTATCGAGGTGACCGACACTGCAGACGGCCCGCAATGGGCGCTGCGCGACGAAGGCAGCAAAGCAGATGGCGGGTAA